In Halorientalis sp. LT38, a genomic segment contains:
- a CDS encoding PAS domain S-box protein, with amino-acid sequence MAGTASTIRVLHVDDDRELAALTTDYLERADDRIVTETAPSASDALSVLDDHAVDCIVSDHDMPGMNGLEFLDAVRADYPDLPFILFTGKGSEEIASEAISAGVSDYLQKKPGTEQYELLANRIGNAVEQRRAASAVERAEQRLRELAENSNDALWMYSGDWEEIEFVNSAYEEIWGQSVERLRADPSSFLDAVHPDDRDRVRDAASRVSAGESIDLEFRVNEDEGYRRWVWVQAEPIFEAEGDGTDGSEVARVVGFTRDVTDRKRGNPERELERYRRIVETMGDGVYSLDEAGNFVHVNEYLAELSGYDRERWQSADPDEFFAAEDIEAFEAAIRSLLSADEAAVRTVEAELLTAAGDAVPIEVNLTLRPMDDGEFRGTVGVVREISDRRERERELEQYETIVQTIPDEVYMLDAEGRFTSIIPPTDADLTTTGYEPAELVGEHVSIIMDDDDVAAGEREIRGLLADDDRLKASFEMETITKDGRRVPNENHIALLPMEDGEFRGTVGVLRDITDGKQRERELRRQNERLERLVGVVSHDLRNPLNVAESRLAFAREECDNEHLDHVAESHQRMETLIDDLLTLARTGERASDVGPVDLGAVAEACREAVESDAATLHVETDRTVVADEGRLARLLENLYRNAVEHGGDAVTVTVGALEDGFFVADDGPGIPPDERDAVFRSGYTTAEDGTGFGLSIVEEIATAHGWEIAVAESDEGGTRFEITGVEFA; translated from the coding sequence ATGGCTGGCACCGCGTCGACGATTCGGGTGCTTCACGTCGACGACGACAGGGAGCTCGCGGCCCTCACGACCGACTACCTCGAACGCGCGGACGACCGGATCGTGACCGAGACTGCACCGAGCGCCAGCGACGCGCTATCCGTCCTCGACGACCACGCCGTCGACTGTATCGTCAGCGATCACGACATGCCGGGGATGAACGGTCTCGAGTTCCTGGATGCCGTGCGGGCCGACTACCCCGATCTGCCCTTCATCCTGTTCACCGGCAAGGGCAGCGAGGAGATCGCGAGCGAGGCCATCTCCGCCGGCGTCTCGGACTACCTGCAGAAGAAGCCGGGGACCGAGCAGTACGAGCTCCTGGCCAACCGGATCGGCAACGCGGTCGAGCAGCGCCGGGCCGCGAGCGCCGTCGAGCGCGCCGAACAGCGGCTCCGCGAACTCGCGGAGAACTCGAACGACGCACTGTGGATGTATTCGGGCGACTGGGAGGAGATCGAGTTCGTCAACTCCGCCTACGAGGAGATCTGGGGGCAGTCCGTCGAGCGACTCCGGGCGGACCCGAGTTCGTTCCTCGACGCCGTCCACCCCGACGACCGGGACCGCGTCCGCGATGCCGCCTCGCGGGTGTCGGCGGGGGAGTCCATCGACCTCGAGTTCCGCGTCAACGAAGACGAGGGGTACCGCCGCTGGGTCTGGGTCCAGGCCGAGCCGATCTTCGAAGCGGAAGGTGACGGCACCGACGGGTCGGAAGTCGCCCGCGTCGTCGGCTTCACGCGGGACGTCACCGACCGCAAGCGCGGAAACCCCGAGCGCGAACTCGAACGCTACCGGCGCATCGTCGAGACGATGGGCGACGGCGTCTACTCGCTCGACGAGGCCGGAAATTTCGTCCACGTCAACGAGTATCTCGCCGAGCTCTCGGGCTACGATCGCGAGCGATGGCAGTCGGCCGATCCGGACGAGTTCTTCGCGGCCGAGGACATCGAGGCGTTCGAGGCGGCGATCCGGAGCCTCCTCTCCGCGGACGAGGCGGCGGTCCGGACCGTCGAGGCCGAGTTGCTGACCGCCGCGGGCGACGCGGTCCCGATCGAGGTGAACCTCACCCTCCGGCCGATGGACGACGGCGAGTTCCGCGGCACCGTCGGCGTCGTCCGTGAAATCAGCGACCGCCGGGAGCGCGAGCGCGAACTCGAACAGTACGAAACCATCGTCCAGACGATCCCGGACGAGGTGTACATGCTCGACGCCGAGGGCCGGTTCACGTCGATCATCCCGCCGACGGACGCCGACCTGACGACGACCGGGTACGAGCCCGCCGAACTCGTCGGCGAACACGTCTCGATCATCATGGACGACGACGACGTCGCGGCCGGCGAACGGGAGATCCGGGGCCTGCTGGCCGACGACGACCGGCTGAAAGCCTCCTTCGAGATGGAGACCATCACGAAAGACGGTCGACGGGTCCCCAACGAGAACCACATCGCCCTGCTCCCGATGGAGGACGGCGAGTTCCGCGGCACCGTCGGCGTGTTGCGCGACATCACCGACGGGAAGCAGCGCGAACGGGAGCTCCGCCGACAGAACGAGCGGCTCGAACGGCTCGTCGGCGTGGTCTCCCACGACCTGCGCAACCCCCTCAACGTCGCCGAGAGCCGCCTGGCCTTCGCCCGCGAGGAGTGCGACAACGAGCACCTCGACCACGTCGCCGAGAGCCACCAGCGGATGGAGACCCTCATCGACGACCTGCTCACGCTCGCCCGAACCGGCGAGCGGGCGAGCGACGTCGGCCCGGTCGATCTCGGCGCGGTCGCCGAAGCGTGTCGCGAGGCCGTCGAGTCGGACGCGGCGACGCTCCACGTCGAGACCGACCGGACCGTGGTGGCCGACGAGGGCCGGCTCGCCCGCCTGCTGGAGAACCTCTATCGCAATGCCGTCGAGCACGGCGGCGACGCCGTCACCGTCACGGTCGGGGCTCTGGAAGACGGGTTCTTCGTCGCGGACGACGGGCCCGGGATCCCACCCGATGAACGCGACGCGGTCTTCCGGTCAGGCTATACGACCGCCGAGGACGGGACCGGGTTCGGCCTCTCGATCGTCGAGGAGATCGCGACCGCGCACGGCTGGGAGATCGCCGTCGCCGAGAGCGACGAGGGCGGTACGCGCTTCGAGATCACGGGCGTCGAGTTCGCCTGA
- a CDS encoding CDC48 family AAA ATPase has protein sequence MNEVQLEVAKAYPNDSGRGIARLDPDTLLHLKLSPGDIIEIEGSDTTAAKVWRADRQDWNTDTVRIDGFTRQNADVGIGERVTIRKADAKKADELVLAPPEEASVQFGSDAAGMVKRQILKRPVVERDIVPVMSSTNHPFMRSPGQAIPLIAVETDPEDVVLITEDTEVELREEPISGFEKTGGGITYEDIGGLQNEIQRVREMVELPMKHPQIFKKLGIEPPQGVLLHGPPGTGKTLLAKAVANETSASFFSIAGPEIISKYYGESEQQLREIFEDASEEAPSIIFIDELDSIAPKREDVTGEVERRVVAQLLTMMDGLESRGQVIVIAATNRVDSVDPALRRPGRFDREIEIGVPDEVGREEILQIHTRGMPLSDDVNLSKLAEETHGFVGADIESLTKESAMKALRRYLPEIDLDEEDIPPSLIDRMIIKRDDFKGALNEVSPSAMREVLVELPKINWDHVGGLQDAKEQVQESVEWPMNSPEKFERMGVTPPSGVLLYGPPGTGKTLMAKAVANETDANFISVRGPQLLSKWVGESEKAIRQTFRKARQVAPTIIFFDELDSLAPARGGEVGSNVSERVVNQLLTELDGLEEMEDVMVIGATNRPDMIDPALIRSGRFDRLTYIGEPDVEGREQILKIHTQDTPLSADVSLRELAEISEGYVGSDLESICREAAIEALREDDDADVVEMRHFRQAMEGVRPTVDEDIRDYFQQMEDEFKGGAKPQRKGGRGGGRIGFQ, from the coding sequence ATGAACGAAGTTCAACTAGAGGTGGCGAAGGCGTACCCGAACGATTCGGGACGCGGTATCGCCCGCCTCGACCCCGATACGCTGTTGCATCTCAAACTCTCACCGGGAGACATCATCGAGATCGAGGGCAGTGACACCACCGCGGCGAAGGTGTGGCGCGCCGACCGCCAGGACTGGAACACTGACACCGTCCGCATCGACGGGTTCACCCGCCAGAACGCCGACGTGGGCATCGGCGAACGCGTCACCATCCGCAAGGCCGACGCGAAGAAGGCGGACGAACTCGTCCTCGCCCCGCCCGAAGAGGCCTCCGTCCAGTTCGGCAGCGACGCCGCCGGCATGGTCAAACGGCAGATCCTCAAGCGGCCCGTGGTCGAGCGCGACATCGTGCCCGTCATGTCGAGCACGAACCACCCGTTCATGCGCTCGCCGGGCCAGGCGATCCCGCTGATCGCCGTCGAGACCGATCCCGAGGACGTGGTGCTCATCACGGAGGACACCGAAGTGGAACTCCGCGAGGAGCCCATCTCCGGGTTCGAGAAGACCGGCGGCGGGATCACCTACGAGGACATCGGCGGCCTGCAAAACGAGATCCAGCGCGTGCGGGAGATGGTCGAACTCCCGATGAAACACCCCCAGATCTTCAAGAAACTCGGCATCGAGCCGCCCCAGGGGGTGTTGCTGCACGGCCCGCCCGGCACCGGCAAGACGCTACTGGCCAAGGCCGTGGCCAACGAGACCTCGGCGAGTTTCTTCTCCATCGCCGGGCCGGAGATCATCTCGAAGTACTACGGGGAGTCCGAACAACAGCTCAGAGAGATCTTCGAGGACGCCAGCGAGGAGGCGCCCTCGATCATCTTCATCGACGAACTCGACTCCATCGCGCCCAAGCGCGAGGACGTGACCGGCGAGGTCGAACGCCGGGTCGTCGCCCAGTTGCTGACGATGATGGACGGCCTCGAATCCCGGGGTCAGGTCATCGTCATCGCGGCCACGAACCGCGTGGACTCGGTCGATCCCGCACTCCGGCGGCCGGGCCGGTTCGACCGCGAGATCGAGATCGGCGTCCCCGACGAGGTCGGTCGGGAGGAGATCCTCCAGATCCACACTCGCGGGATGCCCCTCTCCGACGACGTGAACCTCTCGAAACTGGCCGAGGAGACCCACGGCTTCGTCGGCGCGGACATCGAGAGCCTGACGAAGGAGTCGGCGATGAAGGCCCTGCGGCGCTACCTCCCCGAGATCGATCTCGACGAGGAGGACATCCCGCCGAGTCTCATCGACCGGATGATCATCAAGCGCGACGACTTCAAGGGCGCGCTGAACGAGGTCTCGCCGTCGGCGATGCGGGAGGTCCTCGTCGAACTCCCGAAGATCAACTGGGACCACGTCGGCGGGCTCCAGGACGCGAAAGAGCAGGTCCAGGAATCCGTCGAGTGGCCGATGAACTCCCCAGAGAAGTTCGAGCGCATGGGCGTCACCCCGCCCTCGGGCGTGTTGCTCTACGGCCCGCCCGGCACCGGGAAGACGCTGATGGCGAAGGCGGTGGCCAACGAGACCGACGCGAACTTCATCTCGGTGCGTGGGCCACAGTTGCTCTCGAAGTGGGTCGGTGAGTCGGAGAAGGCGATCCGGCAGACCTTCCGGAAGGCCCGGCAGGTCGCGCCGACGATCATCTTCTTCGACGAGCTGGACTCGCTGGCGCCCGCCCGGGGCGGCGAGGTCGGCTCGAACGTCTCGGAGCGCGTCGTCAACCAGCTGCTGACCGAACTCGATGGACTCGAAGAGATGGAGGACGTGATGGTCATCGGCGCGACCAACCGGCCGGACATGATCGACCCCGCGCTCATCCGCTCGGGTCGGTTCGACCGGCTCACCTACATCGGCGAGCCCGACGTGGAGGGCCGCGAGCAGATCCTCAAGATCCACACCCAGGACACGCCGCTGTCGGCGGACGTGAGCCTCCGGGAACTCGCCGAGATCTCCGAGGGCTACGTCGGGTCCGATCTGGAGAGCATCTGCCGCGAGGCGGCCATCGAGGCGCTACGCGAGGACGACGACGCGGACGTCGTCGAGATGCGCCACTTCCGCCAGGCGATGGAGGGTGTCCGCCCGACCGTCGACGAGGACATCCGCGACTACTTCCAGCAGATGGAAGACGAGTTCAAGGGCGGGGCCAAACCCCAGCGCAAGGGCGGTCGCGGCGGCGGCCGTATCGGCTTCCAGTAA
- a CDS encoding CBS domain-containing protein, with translation MDIADIATSDYIEVDATERLAKVRSIFERKNPRGIIVTADGEYEGVIGRRQLLQSHVQDDAKAESLVVSAPKVERTDDVREVARVLVEGGTKIAPVFEAGRLWGIVTTNAILEAVLEHLDALEVGDIYTENVVTVSEDTHIGQAINLLREHGISRVPVLDEDGLLSGMLTTHDIVDVVVRDMDKSTRGERAGGNDRILDIPVYDVMSSPVATTDLSESVRSAVSRMIENDYNGLVVTPEGDDGQVVGILTKTDVLRALTYTEEEHMDVQITNIKLLETLSRDTVRQDIESVVDKYSDMQVRHAHVRFHEHKEKLRGTPLIQCQIRLRTTEGQIAGSGEGYGSEQSFNVALDKLERNVLELKDVRSDEEYRGQLLRKLGEL, from the coding sequence ATGGATATCGCCGATATCGCGACCAGTGATTATATCGAAGTCGACGCCACCGAGCGGCTGGCGAAGGTCCGCTCGATATTCGAGCGCAAGAACCCCCGCGGGATCATCGTCACGGCCGACGGGGAGTACGAGGGCGTGATCGGACGCCGGCAGCTGCTCCAGTCCCACGTCCAGGACGACGCCAAGGCCGAGTCGCTCGTCGTCTCGGCGCCGAAGGTCGAACGGACCGACGACGTCCGGGAGGTCGCCCGCGTCCTCGTCGAGGGCGGGACGAAGATCGCACCCGTCTTCGAGGCCGGCCGCCTCTGGGGGATCGTCACCACCAACGCGATCCTCGAGGCGGTGCTCGAACACCTCGACGCGCTCGAGGTCGGTGACATCTACACCGAGAACGTCGTGACGGTCTCCGAGGACACCCACATCGGGCAGGCGATCAACCTCCTCCGGGAACACGGCATCTCGCGCGTACCGGTCCTCGACGAGGACGGCCTGCTCTCCGGAATGCTCACCACCCACGACATCGTCGACGTGGTCGTCCGCGACATGGACAAGTCCACGCGCGGCGAGCGCGCGGGCGGCAACGACCGCATCCTCGACATCCCCGTCTACGACGTGATGTCGAGCCCGGTCGCCACGACCGACCTCTCGGAGTCGGTCCGCTCCGCAGTGAGCCGGATGATCGAGAACGACTACAACGGCCTCGTCGTCACCCCGGAGGGCGACGACGGCCAGGTGGTCGGCATCCTCACCAAGACGGACGTCCTGCGGGCGCTGACCTACACGGAGGAGGAGCACATGGACGTCCAGATCACGAACATCAAGCTGCTCGAGACGCTCTCCCGTGACACCGTCCGCCAGGACATCGAGAGCGTCGTCGACAAGTACAGCGACATGCAGGTGCGCCACGCCCACGTCCGCTTCCACGAGCACAAGGAGAAGCTCCGCGGCACGCCCCTGATCCAGTGTCAGATCCGCCTGCGGACCACCGAGGGCCAGATCGCCGGCTCCGGCGAGGGGTACGGGTCGGAACAGTCCTTCAACGTCGCGCTCGACAAGCTCGAACGCAACGTGCTCGAGCTGAAAGACGTCCGATCCGACGAGGAGTACCGCGGCCAGTTGCTCCGCAAACTCGGCGAACTGTAA
- a CDS encoding HTH domain-containing protein, whose protein sequence is MSTNTDSLRLELYVRTLSPPGARTRQEEVIERLQRLEDEGQITDFYVKVWGRQIDPTTNAADTDQGQFILNRIAEFKQWALAENTTLESFYQTHEQSSSITGQDHTTIVLPKMGLAEYEGTELQQVTPCTEGDEVTSVINHLDELERRLTDQPTELVAPTPVAEE, encoded by the coding sequence ATGTCAACCAACACAGACTCACTACGACTGGAGCTCTACGTCCGGACGCTCTCGCCGCCGGGTGCACGCACGCGACAGGAGGAGGTCATCGAGCGCCTCCAGCGCCTCGAAGACGAGGGGCAGATCACCGACTTCTACGTCAAGGTCTGGGGGCGCCAGATCGACCCGACCACCAACGCCGCCGACACGGATCAGGGCCAGTTCATCCTCAACCGGATCGCCGAGTTCAAGCAGTGGGCGCTGGCCGAGAACACCACGCTCGAGTCGTTCTACCAGACCCACGAACAGTCCTCCTCGATCACCGGGCAGGACCACACCACCATCGTCCTCCCGAAGATGGGCCTGGCCGAGTACGAGGGCACCGAACTCCAGCAGGTCACGCCCTGCACCGAGGGCGACGAGGTCACGAGCGTGATCAATCACCTCGACGAGCTCGAACGCCGCCTGACGGACCAGCCGACCGAACTAGTCGCCCCGACGCCGGTCGCCGAGGAGTAA
- a CDS encoding ATP-binding protein, with the protein MDSGEGNGPFDAEHVEDSLDRMTDAFMALDEDWQFTYLNERAKRVVSEAMSVEQSDAKLEGRVIWNAIPELTGTRFEEHYREAMRTQSQVSFEAQYDPLEAWFEITAYPSASGLSVYFRDVTERKRQREQLETQETVLREIYEVISNQDLAFDGRVQELLAIGCRELGTDYGSLSRVRDEKYVFEVVRSPDDAIEVGDVVDLEVTHCERVVLDEERLVAGDVAGEHPELTEKAGYAEWGISCYLGTPVLVDGDVYGTFCFYDTTARDGTFSEWDVTLVDLMGRWVGSALERELTEERLRRQNDRLEQFATIVSHDLRNPLGVALQRVELLSRDCESDHLPVIQRAHERMETLIDDVLTMTRAGDTVQDTEEVRMTAVATDAWETVQTGAASLEVAPDLAVSCDRSRLQQLLENLFRNAIEHGGPEVTVRISSLRGGFAVADDGPGIPVAERDDVFEFGYSTTEGGSGVGLATVEQIAAAHGWEVELGEDSDAGAKFEFLTTSDR; encoded by the coding sequence ATGGATTCCGGCGAGGGGAATGGTCCGTTCGATGCAGAACACGTCGAAGACTCGCTGGACCGGATGACGGACGCGTTCATGGCCCTGGACGAAGACTGGCAGTTCACGTATCTGAACGAGCGGGCGAAGCGGGTCGTCAGTGAGGCGATGAGCGTGGAGCAGTCCGACGCGAAGCTCGAGGGACGGGTGATCTGGAACGCGATTCCGGAGCTGACGGGGACGCGGTTCGAGGAGCACTATCGCGAGGCGATGCGGACGCAGTCACAGGTGTCGTTCGAGGCCCAGTACGACCCCCTGGAAGCGTGGTTCGAGATTACCGCCTATCCATCGGCCTCGGGACTATCGGTATACTTCCGGGACGTGACCGAGCGCAAGCGCCAGCGCGAGCAACTGGAGACCCAGGAAACGGTGCTTCGGGAGATCTATGAGGTGATCTCGAATCAGGATCTCGCCTTCGATGGGCGCGTTCAGGAGCTGCTGGCGATCGGGTGTCGGGAACTGGGAACCGACTACGGCTCGCTGTCCCGGGTCCGGGACGAGAAGTACGTCTTCGAGGTCGTCAGGTCACCGGACGACGCGATCGAAGTCGGGGACGTCGTGGACCTGGAAGTCACGCACTGCGAGCGCGTGGTGCTCGACGAAGAGCGTCTCGTCGCGGGCGACGTGGCCGGGGAACACCCGGAACTGACCGAAAAGGCAGGATACGCGGAGTGGGGGATCAGCTGTTACCTCGGGACGCCGGTACTCGTCGACGGTGACGTGTACGGGACCTTCTGTTTCTACGACACCACCGCGCGCGACGGGACGTTCTCGGAGTGGGACGTGACGCTGGTCGACCTCATGGGCCGGTGGGTGGGATCGGCGCTCGAGCGCGAACTCACCGAGGAGCGCCTCCGCAGGCAGAACGACCGACTCGAACAGTTCGCGACCATCGTCTCTCACGATCTGCGGAACCCGCTGGGCGTTGCGCTCCAACGGGTCGAACTGCTGTCCCGGGACTGCGAGAGCGACCACCTGCCGGTGATCCAGCGAGCACACGAGCGCATGGAGACGCTCATCGACGACGTACTCACGATGACTCGCGCCGGCGACACGGTCCAGGACACCGAGGAGGTGCGGATGACTGCCGTCGCGACCGACGCCTGGGAGACCGTGCAGACGGGCGCGGCCTCCCTGGAGGTGGCGCCGGACCTCGCAGTGTCGTGTGATCGGAGTCGCCTCCAGCAGTTGCTGGAGAATCTCTTCCGCAACGCGATCGAACACGGCGGCCCCGAGGTGACCGTTCGGATCAGCAGCCTCCGTGGCGGGTTCGCGGTGGCGGACGACGGCCCGGGAATCCCCGTCGCGGAGCGCGACGACGTGTTCGAGTTCGGGTACTCCACAACGGAGGGCGGGAGCGGCGTCGGGTTGGCCACCGTCGAACAGATCGCCGCCGCCCACGGCTGGGAGGTCGAACTCGGCGAGGACAGTGACGCGGGCGCGAAATTCGAGTTCCTGACGACGAGCGACCGCTGA
- the trpD gene encoding anthranilate phosphoribosyltransferase, translating to MQAYIERVTEGEDLTVAESREAATAVFEDATEAQIGALLSALRAKGETEDEIAGFAQGMREAARTIEPDRSPLVDTCGTGGDDYDTINVSTTSAIVASGAGVPIAKHGNYSVSSSSGSADVLEVAGVNVEAEPPAVEAAIEDDGIGFMLAPVFHPAMKAVIGPRKELGMRTIFNLLGPLTNPAGADAQVLGVYDPDLVPLIANSLTHMPVERAMVVHGAGLDEIGIHDETVVAEVQGESVEEYRLTPADLGLERAPIEDVAGGSPEENAADLRGIVEGDVTGPKQDIILANAGAAVYLAGEAESHRDGVERARQAIEEGRAAEKLADLRAGQR from the coding sequence ATGCAGGCATACATCGAACGAGTCACGGAGGGCGAGGATCTGACGGTCGCCGAGTCCCGCGAGGCCGCGACGGCGGTCTTCGAGGACGCGACGGAGGCACAGATCGGAGCGCTGCTCTCGGCGCTGCGGGCCAAGGGCGAGACGGAAGACGAGATCGCGGGCTTCGCGCAGGGGATGCGCGAGGCCGCGCGCACGATCGAACCCGATCGGTCACCGCTGGTCGACACCTGCGGGACCGGCGGGGACGACTACGACACGATCAACGTCTCGACGACGAGCGCCATCGTCGCCAGCGGGGCGGGCGTTCCCATCGCCAAGCACGGCAACTACTCCGTCTCCTCTTCTTCGGGCAGCGCGGACGTGCTAGAGGTCGCCGGCGTGAACGTCGAGGCCGAACCGCCGGCCGTCGAGGCGGCCATCGAGGACGACGGGATCGGGTTCATGCTCGCGCCCGTCTTCCACCCGGCGATGAAGGCCGTCATCGGCCCGCGCAAGGAACTGGGGATGCGGACCATCTTCAACCTCCTCGGGCCGCTGACGAACCCCGCCGGCGCGGACGCGCAGGTGCTCGGCGTCTACGACCCCGACCTCGTGCCGCTGATCGCGAACTCGCTGACGCACATGCCGGTCGAGCGCGCGATGGTCGTCCACGGCGCCGGCCTGGACGAGATCGGGATCCACGACGAGACGGTCGTCGCCGAGGTCCAGGGCGAGTCCGTCGAGGAGTACCGGCTCACGCCCGCCGACCTCGGACTGGAGCGGGCGCCCATCGAGGACGTCGCCGGTGGATCGCCGGAGGAGAACGCCGCCGACCTCCGCGGCATCGTCGAGGGCGACGTCACGGGACCCAAGCAAGACATCATCCTCGCGAACGCGGGCGCGGCGGTCTACCTCGCGGGCGAGGCCGAATCCCACCGCGACGGGGTCGAGCGTGCCCGGCAGGCGATCGAGGAGGGCCGCGCCGCCGAGAAGCTCGCGGACCTCCGCGCGGGTCAGCGATGA
- a CDS encoding phosphoribosylanthranilate isomerase has protein sequence MTRVKICGITRERDREAAVSAGADAVGVTAAVTVDTPREVSVARAAELVAGAPPFVASVLVTMPETPERAVELVERVEPDAVQLHGALGPDEIATVREAVPSKAIAAVDAEDTDVDAYAAAADALLVDSVDEQGGGGTGETHDWERTRELVDDLDAPVILAGGLTPDNVAEAVETVRPFAVDVASGVESTGGEKDHDAVRRFVDRAESAVIGA, from the coding sequence ATGACGCGTGTGAAGATCTGCGGGATCACGCGCGAACGGGACCGCGAGGCAGCCGTTTCGGCGGGCGCGGACGCGGTCGGCGTCACCGCCGCCGTGACCGTCGACACGCCCCGCGAGGTGTCGGTCGCGCGGGCGGCTGAGCTCGTCGCCGGCGCGCCGCCGTTCGTCGCGAGCGTGCTGGTGACGATGCCCGAGACGCCCGAGCGAGCGGTCGAACTGGTCGAGCGGGTCGAACCGGACGCGGTTCAATTGCACGGGGCACTGGGGCCGGACGAGATCGCCACCGTCCGCGAGGCCGTGCCCTCGAAGGCAATCGCGGCCGTCGACGCCGAGGACACCGACGTCGACGCCTACGCCGCAGCGGCCGACGCCCTGCTCGTCGATTCCGTGGACGAACAGGGCGGCGGCGGCACCGGCGAGACACACGACTGGGAGCGCACGCGGGAACTGGTCGACGACCTCGACGCCCCGGTGATCCTCGCGGGTGGGCTGACCCCCGACAACGTCGCCGAGGCCGTCGAGACCGTCCGGCCGTTCGCCGTCGACGTGGCCAGCGGCGTGGAGTCGACCGGCGGCGAGAAGGACCACGACGCTGTCCGCCGGTTCGTGGATCGGGCCGAGAGCGCGGTGATCGGCGCATGA
- the trpE gene encoding anthranilate synthase component I — MMDTSRGEFVDHVEAVPDGPAVVRVAADLDVDVEPLAAYAALTGRTTDADPAPYAFLLESAEKVASSDPDGAFAPTTDDRHARYSFVGYDPEAVVTVDPDGARVETFDERYAGRVTGDDSADADAVDHLRSALPDATLRGFNGSDRQHLDGGLVGFLSYDAVYDMWLDEVGLEHPGGRLPDAQFVLNTKTLVFDDRDDTVSLVFTPLVAPEEDAGARYDELEAEAERVGELLAGDLSLDTGGFTYDDERADPRGDYEAAVERAKEHVLDGDIYQGVISRKRELEGEVDPLAFYESLRAVNPSPYMYLLGYDGLTVVGASPETLISVRDDRIVSNPIAGTCDRGTSPVEDRRLAGEMLADGKERAEHTMLVDLARNDVRRVAEPGSVRVEEFMNVLKYSHVQHIESTVTGTLADDADQFDATRAAFPAGTLSGAPKIRAMEIIDDLEPEPRGLYGGGVGYYSWSGDTDFAIVIRTATVEDGEARSASGDRVTVQAGAGIVADSDPTSEYYETEKKMDGVLTALDRIADRSVEADAHPEADGEGVAEAPTGADAEEASR; from the coding sequence ATGATGGACACCAGCCGTGGCGAGTTCGTCGACCACGTGGAGGCAGTTCCGGACGGCCCCGCCGTCGTCCGCGTCGCGGCAGACCTCGACGTCGACGTTGAGCCGCTTGCGGCCTACGCCGCGCTGACCGGGCGGACGACGGACGCCGACCCCGCGCCGTACGCCTTCCTGCTGGAGAGCGCCGAGAAGGTCGCCTCCAGCGACCCCGACGGGGCGTTCGCGCCCACCACGGACGACCGCCACGCGCGCTACTCGTTCGTGGGCTACGACCCCGAAGCGGTCGTGACGGTCGACCCCGACGGGGCCAGGGTCGAGACGTTCGACGAGCGCTACGCGGGCCGCGTGACGGGCGACGATAGCGCCGACGCCGACGCGGTCGATCACCTCCGGAGCGCGCTCCCGGACGCGACGCTTCGTGGGTTCAACGGGTCGGATCGCCAGCACCTCGACGGCGGCCTCGTGGGCTTTCTGTCCTACGACGCCGTCTACGACATGTGGCTCGACGAGGTGGGGCTCGAACACCCAGGGGGACGGCTCCCCGACGCTCAGTTCGTGCTGAACACGAAGACGCTCGTCTTCGACGACCGGGACGACACCGTCTCGCTGGTGTTCACACCGCTGGTCGCACCGGAGGAAGACGCCGGCGCGCGGTACGACGAACTCGAAGCCGAGGCCGAGCGCGTGGGAGAGTTGCTGGCCGGCGACCTGTCGCTCGACACCGGCGGGTTCACGTACGACGACGAGCGGGCGGACCCCCGCGGGGACTACGAGGCCGCGGTCGAGCGGGCGAAGGAGCACGTCCTCGACGGCGACATCTACCAGGGCGTGATCTCCCGGAAGCGCGAACTCGAGGGCGAAGTCGATCCGCTGGCCTTCTACGAGTCGCTCCGGGCCGTGAACCCCTCGCCGTACATGTACCTGCTGGGCTACGACGGCCTCACGGTCGTCGGCGCGAGCCCGGAGACGTTGATCTCGGTGCGGGACGACCGGATCGTCTCGAACCCCATCGCGGGCACCTGCGACCGCGGGACCTCCCCGGTCGAAGACCGGCGGCTGGCCGGCGAGATGCTCGCCGACGGGAAGGAACGGGCCGAGCACACGATGCTGGTGGATCTAGCGCGCAACGACGTGCGCCGGGTGGCAGAGCCTGGGAGCGTCCGCGTCGAGGAGTTCATGAACGTCCTGAAGTACAGCCACGTCCAGCACATCGAGTCGACGGTGACGGGGACGCTCGCCGACGACGCCGACCAGTTCGACGCGACCCGGGCGGCCTTCCCCGCGGGCACGCTCTCCGGCGCGCCGAAGATCCGAGCCATGGAGATCATCGACGACCTCGAACCCGAACCGCGCGGGCTCTACGGTGGCGGCGTGGGCTACTACTCGTGGTCCGGCGACACCGACTTCGCGATCGTGATCCGGACGGCGACTGTCGAGGATGGCGAGGCGCGCAGCGCCTCGGGAGACCGCGTCACCGTCCAGGCCGGCGCGGGCATCGTCGCCGACTCGGACCCGACCAGCGAGTACTACGAGACAGAGAAGAAGATGGACGGCGTGCTCACCGCGCTGGACCGCATCGCCGATCGGTCGGTCGAGGCGGACGCGCACCCCGAAGCCGACGGTGAGGGCGTCGCCGAAGCGCCAACTGGGGCCGACGCCGAGGAGGCGTCCCGATGA